The proteins below are encoded in one region of Haloarcula marismortui ATCC 43049:
- a CDS encoding VOC family protein: MTFACTDAERLAEFWSEALDGEQQDLPGSLGPEIVERPGGSPNLLFKEQPKGTERDLPIHLDLATQNREETVEQLRQLGGSVRETKTEAYETHTATWTVMEDPEGNGFCVSEY, from the coding sequence ATTACCTTTGCTTGTACTGATGCGGAACGACTGGCGGAGTTCTGGTCGGAAGCTCTTGATGGTGAACAACAGGACCTTCCGGGATCGCTTGGTCCAGAAATTGTTGAGCGTCCTGGCGGTAGCCCAAATCTGCTGTTCAAAGAACAACCGAAAGGAACGGAGCGCGACCTCCCCATCCATCTTGACTTGGCAACCCAGAATCGTGAGGAGACAGTTGAACAACTCCGTCAGCTTGGGGGATCCGTCCGTGAAACCAAGACCGAAGCGTACGAAACGCACACGGCAACTTGGACGGTAATGGAAGACCCAGAAGGAAACGGCTTCTGCGTGAGCGAATATTAA